The following are encoded together in the Populus trichocarpa isolate Nisqually-1 chromosome 5, P.trichocarpa_v4.1, whole genome shotgun sequence genome:
- the LOC7468871 gene encoding serine/threonine-protein kinase-like protein At1g28390: MGYFSCNAESAIATCDPSNWDSYRKRRRNKNQTKPNKPIKIREFSYTELVKATNTFSAETFLGKGSHGTVYKAFLDQGKLIAAVKKTTHQTNFCNSYNSNCATVPPADNEIETLSRVQHPRLVNLLGFCVDPTGRKLLVVEYMPNGSLYDLLHSSSRPPGWTRRVRFALQIAKAVQALHASNPPVIHRDIKSSNVLIDEYWKARLGDFGLALRGHVEDVHVKCTPPAGTLGYLDPAYLAPGDLSAKSDVFSFGILLLEIISGRNAIDVNYSPPSVVDWAVPLIKKGDLGAICDNRVASMPDPVVIRNLSVLAARCVRSTAEKRPGMAEVVEGLKLVNRRIRAPPIWNHLRRRVGRVEEGGVVVDRSEEEVSVNVHKTVKVGSRRNSKVSSVSRVEYGSETIGSVGDRVIRSKSIGSFGEIKMGSDYSWRKPGGVAVKMPVVKLSKSRSMGVLHGPRLVHYKKRGFFLEFGTESDSREYDVGPMRNMFIGLDEKLEQKIQEKPLVSKN; the protein is encoded by the coding sequence ATGGGCTATTTCTCTTGCAATGCAGAGTCTGCAATTGCAACCTGCGATCCTTCCAACTGGGATTCTTATCGCAAGCGAAGAAGAAACaagaaccaaaccaaaccaaataaacCAATCAAAATCAGAGAGTTCAGTTACACTGAACTTGTCAAAGCCACCAATACTTTCTCCGCAGAAACCTTCCTTGGAAAAGGCAGCCATGGAACCGTTTATAAAGCCTTTCTCGACCAAGGCAAGCTCATAGCCGCCGTTAAAAAGACAACCCATCAAACAAATTTCTGCAACAGCTATAACTCTAACTGCGCGACAGTTCCTCCGGCAGACAACGAGATTGAAACTCTATCCAGAGTTCAGCATCCAAGATTGGTAAACCTCCTTGGTTTCTGTGTTGATCCTACAGGCCGTAAACTACTTGTCGTCGAGTACATGCCAAACGGCTCATTATACGATCTTCTACATTCCAGTTCTCGACCTCCCGGTTGGACCAGGCGGGTTCGGTTCGCATTACAAATAGCAAAAGCGGTCCAGGCTCTCCACGCCTCTAACCCGCCGGTGATTCACAGAGacataaaatcatcaaatgtgCTGATCGATGAATACTGGAAAGCGAGGTTAGGTGATTTTGGTCTTGCCTTAAGAGGACACGTGGAAGACGTTCATGTGAAGTGCACGCCACCGGCGGGGACGTTAGGGTATCTTGATCCAGCCTATCTTGCACCAGGGGATTTAAGCGCCAAGAGTGACGTGTTCAGTTTTGGGATTCTGTTGTTAGAGATCATTAGTGGCAGAAATGCGATTGATGTAAATTACAGTCCTCCTTCAGTGGTTGATTGGGCGGTTCCCTTAATTAAAAAAGGTGACTTGGGGGCAATATGTGATAACCGGGTGGCTTCGATGCCCGACCCGGTTGTGATCCGGAATTTGTCTGTTTTGGCTGCCAGGTGCGTGAGATCCACGGCCGAAAAGCGTCCAGGAATGGCGGAGGTGGTTGAAGGATTGAAACTTGTTAATAGAAGAATCCGTGCGCCGCCTATTTGGAATCACCTGAGAAGGCGCGTGGGGCGCGTGGAGGAGGGGGGTGTGGTCGTTGATAGAAGTGAAGAGGAGGTCAGTGTCAACGTTCACAAGACGGTTAAAGTAGGAAGCAGGAGAAATAGTAAAGTATCGAGTGTTTCAAGGGTAGAGTATGGAAGCGAAACGATTGGTTCGGTAGGGGATAGAGTGATTAGGTCGAAATCTATTGGTTCTTTTGGTGAGATAAAGATGGGGTCTGATTATTCTTGGAGAAAACCTGGAGGGGTGGCAGTGAAAATGCCTGTGGTGAAATTAAGCAAGTCGAGGTCTATGGGGGTATTGCATGGTCCTAGGCTAGTACATTACAAGAAGAGAGGATTTTTCTTAGAATTTGGAACAGAAAGTGATTCAAGGGAATATGATGTTGGCCCTATGCGAAACATGTTTATTGGTTTGGATGAGAAATTGGAGCAAAAGATACAAGAGAAGCCGTTGGtgtctaaaaattaa